GAGTTTGATAGAGTTTGATAATTTTTCTGATGAGATTGCTGACTTTTTATCTAATGTTTTGCTTCCTACAACTGATTTGGTAATGGATAGAGCGAAGAAAAAAGATAATGTGAAGCTTTTTATAAATAAAGAATTATGTGATATCACAGAAGATTTAGTTTTAACAGAGCCTTATTATAATTATAAAAATAGAAATATAATATCYAAAGGACAAGAAGATTTTGTAGAGAAGTTTTTGTATAATGATGAAAGCTTAAAGTTTGAAATATGCAAATTGAGAGATAGGTTTATGAATTATTCTCAGGCACTTATACATGGGGATTTGCATACAGGCTCTATATTTATAAATCAAAAMGGMRTAAARATAATAGAYCCWGAGTTTGCTTTTTATGGACCTATAGGATACGATATTGGTAATGTTATAGGAAACTTATTTTTCTCTTTGGCTAATAAAACTTATTTTTCTAATAATAAAGATTTTGTTAAATGGATAAAGAAAACAATAATAGATACATTTGATAAAATAAATATTTCTT
This genomic window from Brachyspira sp. SAP_772 contains:
- a CDS encoding phosphotransferase, with protein sequence SLIEFDNFSDEIADFLSNVLLPTTDLVMDRAKKKDNVKLFINKELCDITEDLVLTEPYYNYKNRNIISKGQEDFVEKFLYNDESLKFEICKLRDRFMNYSQALIHGDLHTGSIFINQXGXKIIDPEFAFYGPIGYDIGNVIGNLFFSLANKTYFSNNKDFVKWIKKTIIDTFDKINISLRKKYDDIVTFSLYXNXSFKEYYLSSILSDSIGYAGTEMIRRTVGDSKVAEISSLELSDKKLMMERALIKTAILIIKNRNTINEGKKLIDIFEFIKE